The Mucilaginibacter terrae region TCGGCAGGAGAGGCGGCTGCCAATCGTGTGCGTAAGGAAGGGGCTATCAGTTTCATGAAGAAGCCTATTAATACCGAAACGCTCGACAAGTTATTTAACGACATGATGAGCCAAAGCGGTATTGCATTTAAGCAAATATTGCTGGTTGAAGATCATGAGGCGCAAAGCCAGGCTCTCAAAGACCTGATGCAAAGACAAGGCATTGCCGTTGATCAGGCGTTTACCGGCGAGCAGGCCTTTAATATGCTTCAGCAAAACGATTACCAGTGCGTTATTCTCGACCTAAACCTTCCCGATGAATCGGGGCTTGATTTGTTAGATCGCGTTAAAGCTATTGATAAGTTTGCCGAGTTACCTGTGATCGTAAACACGGCCATGGAGCTGGATAAAACATCGGTTAACCGCCTGATGCAGTATGCCAATGCCATGGTTATGAAAACCAATAAATCGGCCGATAGGTTGATCGATGAGGTTAACCTGTTCCTGCACAAGGTAAGCTCGGGGCCATCACCGGCCGAGGCGCCCAAAGCAGCTGCACCTTCAAAAGGTAAGGAAAGCCTAAAAGGCAAAAAAAGTGCTGATTGTTGACGATGATATGCGCAATATTTTTGCTCTCAGCAGCGCACTGCAACAGTATGATTTGATAGTGGAGATAGCTAACGATGGCGACGAAGCCCTCGAAAAGTTGGAGACCACTGTTGGGGTTGATATAGTGCTGATGGATATTATGATGCCCAGAATGGATGGCTATGAAGCAACCCGCCAAATAAGAAAACAAAACAAATGGAGTAAATTACCTGTAATAGCATTAACCGCCAAGGCCATGAAAGAGGATAGGGAAAAATGTTTAGCGGCCGGGGCAAATGATTATATAACCAAACCAATTGATATGGACAGGCTTATATCATTGATGCAATTGTGGTTAGAAGGGTAATTTATGATTAATGATAGTACAGAAGCGGAAGGTTTAACGCCAACTGATATAAACGAGCTGGTAAACGTAGTAAAAAAAATACATGGATTTGATTTTTCGGGGTATTCAAAGGCTTCATTAAAGCGACGCATAACCCGTGTTATGCAGCTTAAAAAGCTTGAATTTTATGATTTGAAGCATCTACTGGTTAATGATCCTGTATTTTTTCAGCATTTTTTGGAGGAGGTTACTGTAAATGTAACCGAAATGTTTCGCGACCCTCATTTTTACAAGGCACTTAACACCCAGATATTGCCTTACTTGTCAACCTTTCAGCATATAAAAGCCTGGAGTGCGGGTTGCTCGTCGGGCGAGGAGGTTTATTCATTATCCATACTTTTGCGTGAGGCCGGCTTGCAGAATAAATCGTTTATATACGGCACCGATATTAATACCGAGGTACTTAAAGAAGCTAAAAAAGGAATTTACAGCCTGCGTAAAATAAAATCATATGCCGAAAATTACCAGTACAGTGGTTTGCCCGGCACCATAACCGATCATTTTACCATTTTGTATGATGCCGCAAGTATTCATACGGAGTTAAAGCAAAACACGCTGTTTTCGGTACATAATTTAATATCCGACAATGTGTTTAACGAATTTCAGTTGATTAGTTGCCGCAATGTGTTTATTTATTTCGAATCGCACTTGCAGGAAAAAATATTAGACCTGTTTTACCGTAGCCTTTGTCCGCTGGGTTTTTTATGCCTGGGTAGCAAAGAGGCCATACGGTCTGAAGCGTTTAAAAAGCGTTTTAAAACCATTAATTCCAAAGAAAACATATACCAAAAAATTGGAGCTTAATGCTGATATTAAGAGGAGGTGGCAAAATTCAAAAGTGCTGCTGCTTGCAGGGTCGGCCGGCTCTTTCAAGTTGCTTTTTCATGCGGTAAAGCATTTGCCACGTGATCTTAATAAAACGGTTATCATTATTATTCACAGGAAAAAAAACTTTTTCAGCGAAATTGAAAAACTGTTCGCCGAAAATAGCCGTATGTACCTTCGCGAAATAAGCGATAAGGACATTATAGATAGCAACTCTATTTACATTGCCCCCGCCAACTACCACACCCTGATTGAAAATGAGAAACAATTTAGTTTAGATGTATCTGAACCGGTTTGGTACTCAAAACCATCTATTGATGTGACGTTTGAAAGCGCTGCCGAGGTATTCAAAGGTAACTGTACCGCTATACTATTATCGGGAGCTAATCAGGATGGGGCAGAGGGATTATTAAAATTACGTAACAATGGATCGTTAACCATCGTACAAGACCCCACTGATGCAGAGATGAGGGATATGCCAATGGCCGCTATAAATATTAATGCGGCCGATTATGTGTTGAAAGCAAGTGAAATATTTCAGCTATTAGAGGTTTAGCCCTCATTTTATGTAACTTTATCCAATAATATGAGTGTTAATATACTAATAGTTGATGACAGAGAAGAAAATATCATAGCGCTGGAAGCTTTGCTCAGGCGCGATGACATTAATATTCTATCTACAACATCACCTAATGAGGCTTTGCGTATAGCATGGGAAAACCCCATTAGCATTGCCTTGGTTGACGTACAGATGCCTGATATTGACGGTTTTGAGCTGGTGGAAATGTTAAAGGCAAATCCACGGACCAAAGATATTCTCATCATATTTGTAACAGCTATCTCTAAAGAATCTAAATACGCGGTTAAGGGCTTTGGCACCGGCGCTGTGGATTATCTTTACAAGCCCCTCGACCCATATATTACAGCCGCTAAGGTCGATTCATTCATACAACTTGCACAACATCAGCAAGATATTAAAGCCAAAAACGAAGAACTTCAGAATTTTGCCATTATGGTTAAAAATTCGGCCGATATTATCACTACGGTTGATGCAAAAACCTTCCGCATACTTAGTATTAACCAGGCTGTAAGCAAAATTTTGGGCTACCAGGTTGCCGAGCTTGACAATAAAAGTATTATTGATTTAGCGGCAGCACATGAGCATTCAAAGTTTCGTAAAAAGCTGTCGGAAATTGTGAATAACAACCTGGCATATGCCGTAGCCGAGTACCAGTTTGAAACTTTTGATAAGCATACCATTTGGGCCGAATGCCGTATTACCTACAGCAACAAAATCCTTTTTATCAATATCAGCGATGTATCTCCTCAAAAAAGCTACCAGCAGGAGCTCATTAAATCAAAAGACGCCGCCGATGCATCCCGCAAGGTAAAAGAGAGCTTTTTGGCCAACATGAGCCATGAGTTGCGTACCCCGGTAAACGGCATTATTGGTTTAACCAATATGTTGCGCAAAGGTGAGCTTGATGAACATCAAAGAAATATAGTTGATTTACTGGATGTATCCTCACAATCGTTATTAGGTGTTATTAACGATGTGTTGGATATATCGAAAATAGAGGCAGGAAAATTCAGCATTATACGTAAGCCAAACGATATCAGGCAAATTGTACAGGCAACATTTGATTTATTGAAATATAAAGCAGATGAAAAGAACATCGATCTGTTGCTCGAAATTGATAACGACGTACCAAATTGCTTGTTGTTTGATGCCCTGCGCCTCAACCAGATATTGATGAACCTGTTGAGCAATGCTATTAAGTTTACCGAGCGCGGTTATGTTAAACTGGTGCTCTCGGTGCTGCAAAAAGTTGATAGCAACGTTAAAATTAAATTCAGCGTTACTGATACCGGTATAGGTATAGCGTCTGATCGACTGGCCAAAATATTCGATTCGTTTGAGCAGGCCGAAGACGATACGCTGGTAAAATACGGCGGTACCGGTTTAGGCTTAACCATTGTTAAAAAACTGATTGAACTTAAGGGTGGCGAACTTACCGTGAGCAGCCAGATAGGCGTTGGCAGTGTATTTAATTTTACCAACTGGTATGCTGTGACCGATACGCCTAAGGCTGAGATCAAAGATCTGACACCTAAAAAAGCGTTAGTGCCGTTTATTGATGTACATGTTTTGGTGGCCGAAGATAACCTGGTGAACCAGTTCATGATGTCGAAAATGCTGAAAGACTGGAACGTTAACTTTGAAATTGTAGATAACGGGCAAAAAGTATTGGATAAGTTATTGGCCAAAGATTTTGACCTGAT contains the following coding sequences:
- a CDS encoding response regulator, which produces MLIVDDDMRNIFALSSALQQYDLIVEIANDGDEALEKLETTVGVDIVLMDIMMPRMDGYEATRQIRKQNKWSKLPVIALTAKAMKEDREKCLAAGANDYITKPIDMDRLISLMQLWLEG
- a CDS encoding CheR family methyltransferase; translation: MINDSTEAEGLTPTDINELVNVVKKIHGFDFSGYSKASLKRRITRVMQLKKLEFYDLKHLLVNDPVFFQHFLEEVTVNVTEMFRDPHFYKALNTQILPYLSTFQHIKAWSAGCSSGEEVYSLSILLREAGLQNKSFIYGTDINTEVLKEAKKGIYSLRKIKSYAENYQYSGLPGTITDHFTILYDAASIHTELKQNTLFSVHNLISDNVFNEFQLISCRNVFIYFESHLQEKILDLFYRSLCPLGFLCLGSKEAIRSEAFKKRFKTINSKENIYQKIGA
- a CDS encoding chemotaxis protein CheB, translated to MELNADIKRRWQNSKVLLLAGSAGSFKLLFHAVKHLPRDLNKTVIIIIHRKKNFFSEIEKLFAENSRMYLREISDKDIIDSNSIYIAPANYHTLIENEKQFSLDVSEPVWYSKPSIDVTFESAAEVFKGNCTAILLSGANQDGAEGLLKLRNNGSLTIVQDPTDAEMRDMPMAAININAADYVLKASEIFQLLEV
- a CDS encoding hybrid sensor histidine kinase/response regulator is translated as MSVNILIVDDREENIIALEALLRRDDINILSTTSPNEALRIAWENPISIALVDVQMPDIDGFELVEMLKANPRTKDILIIFVTAISKESKYAVKGFGTGAVDYLYKPLDPYITAAKVDSFIQLAQHQQDIKAKNEELQNFAIMVKNSADIITTVDAKTFRILSINQAVSKILGYQVAELDNKSIIDLAAAHEHSKFRKKLSEIVNNNLAYAVAEYQFETFDKHTIWAECRITYSNKILFINISDVSPQKSYQQELIKSKDAADASRKVKESFLANMSHELRTPVNGIIGLTNMLRKGELDEHQRNIVDLLDVSSQSLLGVINDVLDISKIEAGKFSIIRKPNDIRQIVQATFDLLKYKADEKNIDLLLEIDNDVPNCLLFDALRLNQILMNLLSNAIKFTERGYVKLVLSVLQKVDSNVKIKFSVTDTGIGIASDRLAKIFDSFEQAEDDTLVKYGGTGLGLTIVKKLIELKGGELTVSSQIGVGSVFNFTNWYAVTDTPKAEIKDLTPKKALVPFIDVHVLVAEDNLVNQFMMSKMLKDWNVNFEIVDNGQKVLDKLLAKDFDLILMDTHMPEMNGYDAAKNIRMNFAEPKRSIPIISLSAATFDHEQQQALSAGMNDILSKPFQPHHLHEKMQKLIDISKGKQLV